A stretch of the Cucurbita pepo subsp. pepo cultivar mu-cu-16 chromosome LG16, ASM280686v2, whole genome shotgun sequence genome encodes the following:
- the LOC111777229 gene encoding probable membrane metalloprotease ARASP2, chloroplastic isoform X2, which produces MLLNLSSSSYSLIKFANSKSPFSDVSVKYRTHFSKSQSSSSLCHSLTSSELSFKNRHQIFWEKSKIPCRRSGDFRLWAFAGIDIGSAQSVLEAAAVLTAIIVVHESGHFLAACLQGIHVSKFAIGFGPILAKFNKNNVEYSIRAFPLGGFVGFPDNDPDSDIPMDDENLLKNRPILDRVLVISAGVIANIIFAYIIILIQVSSVGLPVQEPFPGVLVPEVRTLSAASRDGLLPGDVILAVNGNELPKLGSTAVSELVEAIKRSPNRTVLLKVERGQQDLEIGVTPDESFDGTGRIGVQLSPNVKISKLVAKNSLEAFSYSRKEFLGLSYNVLDSLKQTVLNFSQSASKVSGPVAIIAVGAEVARSNIDGLYQFAAVLNINLAVINLLPLPALDGGSLALILIEAARGGRKLPLELEQRIMSSGIMVVVLLGLFLIVRDTLNLEFIKDLL; this is translated from the exons atgctattaaatctctcttcctcttcttatTCTCTCATTAA ATTTGCGAATTCGAAGTCACCCTTCTCAGATGTTTCAGTTAAGTACAGAACCCACTTCTCTAAATcccaatcttcttcttcattatgTCATTCTTTAACGTCATCGGAGCTCAGTTTCAAGAACAGACACCAAATCTTCTGGGAAAAGAGCAAAATCCCATGTCGGAGGAGCGGCGATTTCAGGCTGTGGGCTTTTGCCGGAATCGATATTGGAAGTGCTCAGTCGGTACTCGAGGCGGCGGCTGTGTTGACGGCTATCATTGTCGTTCACGAGAGTGGCCACTTCCTCGCCGCTTGTCTACAGGGTATCCATGTAAGTAAATTTGCGATTGGTTTTGGTCCAATTCTtgcaaaattcaacaaaaacaatGTAGAATACTCCATTAGGGCTTTTCCTCTTGGTGGATTTGTGGGTTTTCCTGACAATGATCCTGATAGCGATATTCCAATGGATGACGAAAATTTGCTTAAAAATAGACCAATATTGGATAGAGTATTAGTGATTTCTGCTGGTGTTATTGCTAATATAATATTCGCATACATAATCATCTTAATCCAAGTCTCGTCGGTTGGTTTGCCGGTTCAAGAGCCCTTTCCCGGCGTGCTTGTGCCTGAGGTTCGAACCCTTTCGGCTGCTTCTCGAGATGGGCTGCTTCCAGGGGATGTGATTCTTGCTGTTAATGGAAATGAACTGCCAAAATTGGGTTCCACTGCAGTTTCTGAGCTTGTTGAAGCAATTAAAAGAAGCCCCAATAGAACTGTTCTTCTCAAAGTTGAAAGAGGACAACAGGATCTTGAAATTGGGGTCACCCCAGATGAGAGTTTCGATGGAACAGGGCGAATTGGGGTTCAGCTTTCACCTAATGTAAAGATTTCAAAGCTTGTAGCGAAGAATTCCTTGGAGGCTTTTAGCTATTCTAGGAAGGAATTTCTGGGTCTGTCATATAATGTTCTTGATAGCTTGAAACAAACTGTTCTGAATTTCTCTCAGTCAGCCAGTAAGGTTTCTGGTCCTGTGGCCATTATTGCTGTTGGTGCTGAAGTTGCAAGGTCCAACATTGATGGGCTCTATCAATTTGCAGCTGTGCTTAATATTAACCTTGCTGTTATAAACCTTCTGCCCTTGCCTGCTTTGGATGGCGGCTCGTTGGCTTTGATCCTTATTGAGGCTGCAAGGGGAGGGAGGAAGTTGCCTCTAGAACTCGAGCAGCGAATCATGTCGTCTGGGATCATGGTTGTTGTACTTCTTGGGCTGTTCCTCATCGTCCGAGACACGTTAAACCTTGAATTTATAAAGGACTTGTTATGA
- the LOC111777229 gene encoding probable membrane metalloprotease ARASP2, chloroplastic isoform X1, with amino-acid sequence MLLNLSSSSYSLIKFANSKSPFSDVSVKYRTHFSKSQSSSSLCHSLTSSELSFKNRHQIFWEKSKIPCRRSGDFRLWAFAGIDIGSAQSVLEAAAVLTAIIVVHESGHFLAACLQGIHVSKFAIGFGPILAKFNKNNVEYSIRAFPLGGFVGFPDNDPDSDIPMDDENLLKNRPILDRVLVISAGVIANIIFAYIIILIQVSSVGLPVQEPFPGVLVPEVRTLSAASRDGLLPGDVILAVNGNELPKLGSTAVSELVEAIKRSPNRTVLLKVERGQQDLEIGVTPDESFDGTGRIGVQLSPNVKISKLVAKNSLEAFSYSRKEFLGLSYNVLDSLKQTVLNFSQSASKVSGPVAIIAVGAEVARSNIDGLYQFAAVLNINLAVINLLPLPALDGGSLALILIEAARGGRKLPLELEQRIMSSGIMVVVLLGLFLIVRDTLNLEFIKDLL; translated from the coding sequence atgctattaaatctctcttcctcttcctatTCTCTCATTAAATTTGCGAATTCGAAGTCACCCTTCTCAGATGTTTCAGTTAAGTACAGAACCCACTTCTCTAAATcccaatcttcttcttcattatgTCATTCTTTAACGTCATCGGAGCTCAGTTTCAAGAACAGACACCAAATCTTCTGGGAAAAGAGCAAAATCCCATGTCGGAGGAGCGGCGATTTCAGGCTGTGGGCTTTTGCCGGAATCGATATTGGAAGTGCTCAGTCGGTACTCGAGGCGGCGGCTGTGTTGACGGCTATCATTGTCGTTCACGAGAGTGGCCACTTCCTCGCCGCTTGTCTACAGGGTATCCATGTAAGTAAATTTGCGATTGGTTTTGGTCCAATTCTtgcaaaattcaacaaaaacaatGTAGAATACTCCATTAGGGCTTTTCCTCTTGGTGGATTTGTGGGTTTTCCTGACAATGATCCTGATAGCGATATTCCAATGGATGACGAAAATTTGCTTAAAAATAGACCAATATTGGATAGAGTATTAGTGATTTCTGCTGGTGTTATTGCTAATATAATATTCGCATACATAATCATCTTAATCCAAGTCTCGTCGGTTGGTTTGCCGGTTCAAGAGCCCTTTCCCGGCGTGCTTGTGCCTGAGGTTCGAACCCTTTCGGCTGCTTCTCGAGATGGGCTGCTTCCAGGGGATGTGATTCTTGCTGTTAATGGAAATGAACTGCCAAAATTGGGTTCCACTGCAGTTTCTGAGCTTGTTGAAGCAATTAAAAGAAGCCCCAATAGAACTGTTCTTCTCAAAGTTGAAAGAGGACAACAGGATCTTGAAATTGGGGTCACCCCAGATGAGAGTTTCGATGGAACAGGGCGAATTGGGGTTCAGCTTTCACCTAATGTAAAGATTTCAAAGCTTGTAGCGAAGAATTCCTTGGAGGCTTTTAGCTATTCTAGGAAGGAATTTCTGGGTCTGTCATATAATGTTCTTGATAGCTTGAAACAAACTGTTCTGAATTTCTCTCAGTCAGCCAGTAAGGTTTCTGGTCCTGTGGCCATTATTGCTGTTGGTGCTGAAGTTGCAAGGTCCAACATTGATGGGCTCTATCAATTTGCAGCTGTGCTTAATATTAACCTTGCTGTTATAAACCTTCTGCCCTTGCCTGCTTTGGATGGCGGCTCGTTGGCTTTGATCCTTATTGAGGCTGCAAGGGGAGGGAGGAAGTTGCCTCTAGAACTCGAGCAGCGAATCATGTCGTCTGGGATCATGGTTGTTGTACTTCTTGGGCTGTTCCTCATCGTCCGAGACACGTTAAACCTTGAATTTATAAAGGACTTGTTATGA
- the LOC111777235 gene encoding probable O-methyltransferase 3 — translation MEGKLDELLQSQAHVWNHVLKFFNSMSLKCAVELGIPDVIHSHAQPMSLSDLVAALHIQPSKAQHLGRLMRLLVHSGFFDANEQEDVKYSLTPSSRLLLRHNTTFQITPFLFLSLDKTTIASLGALSGWLCSSDADHNPSVFEMANGKPVWEYAAQEPSLANLFQQTMACDSEMTGKIVIEKCSGVFEGLKSLVDVGGGTGVMANAIAEAFPHITCSVFDLPQVVSNIQPNVKNLSFIAGDMLESKIPPANAVMLKWVLHNWDDEQSIKILKKCKDAIPSRAEGGKLIILDMVLDNEVEDRESTETQLFFDVLMMVNLNGKERNEKEWKNLFMEAGFSDYTIVSKLGLRSLIEVYP, via the exons ATGGAAGGGAAGCTGGATGAGTTGCTTCAATCTCAAGCTCATGTTTGGAAccatgttttgaaatttttcaaCTCCATGTCTCTTAAATGTGCTGTTGAATTGGGCATACCGGATGTTATCCATAGCCACGCCCAACCCATGAGCCTCTCTGATCTAGTGGCGGCGCTCCATATTCAACCTTCAAAGGCTCAACACCTTGGCCGCCTCATGCGCCTCCTCGTCCATTCTGGCTTCTTTGATGCCAACGAGCAAGAGGACGTGAAATACAGCCTCACGCCCTCCTCTCGCCTTCTCCTCCGCCACA ATACCACTTTCCAAATCACACCCTTCTTGTTTCTTAGTTTGGATAAAACTACAATAGCTTCTTTGGGAGCTTTAAGCGGTTGGCTTTGTAGCTCAGATGCTGACCACAACCCCAGTGTCTTTGAAATGGCAAACGGGAAGCCCGTATGGGAGTATGCTGCTCAGGAGCCAAGTCTTGCCAATTTGTTTCAACAGACAATGGCTTGTGATTCTGAAATGACTGGTAAAATAGTGATTGAGAAGTGTAGCGGTGTGTTTGAAGGGTTGAAGTCATTGGTTGATGTTGGTGGTGGCACAGGCGTTATGGCCAACGCTATTGCAGAGGCCTTCCCGCATATCACTTGCTCTGTATTTGATCTCCCACAAGTGGTTTCCAACATACAACCAAATGTAAAAAACTTGAGCTTTATTGCAGGAGACATGCTTGAATCAAAAATCCCTCCCGCAAATGCTGTTATGCTCAAG TGGGTGTTACACAATTGGGATGATGAACAAAGCATTAAGATATTGAAGAAGTGTAAAGATGCAATTCCAAGCAGAGCTGAAGGTGGAAAATTGATCATCCTAGACATGGTGTTGGACAACGAAGTAGAAGACAGGGAATCCACTGAAACTCAACTGTTCTTTGATGTATTGATGATGGTCAATCTAAACGGCAAGGagagaaatgagaaagaatGGAAGAATCTGTTTATGGAAGCAGGTTTCAGTGATTACACCATAGTTTCTAAGTTGGGTTTAAGGTCACTTATTGAGGTGTACCCTTAA
- the LOC111777231 gene encoding probable O-methyltransferase 3, translated as MEGKLDGLLQSQAHVWNHVLKFFNSMSLKCAVELGIPDVMHSHGQPMSLSDLVAALHIQPSKAQYLGRLMRLLVHSGFFDANEEEDVKYSLTPSSRLLLRHTDTHTHTTFQITPFLFLSLDKTTIASLGALSGWLCSSDADHNPSVFEMANGKPVWEYAAQEPSLANLFQQTMACDSEMTGKIVIEKCSGVFEGLKSLVDVGGGTGVMANAIAEAFPHITCSVFDLPQVVSNIQPNVKNLSFIAGDMLESKIPPANAVMLKWVLHNWDDEQSIKILKKCKDAIPSRAEGGKLIILDMVLDNEVEDRESTETQLFFDVLMMVNLNGKERNEKEWKNLFMEAGFSDYTIVSKLGLRSLIEVYP; from the exons ATGGAAGGGAAGCTGGATGGGTTGCTTCAATCTCAAGCTCATGTTTGGAAccatgttttgaaatttttcaaCTCCATGTCTCTTAAATGTGCTGTTGAATTGGGCATACCAGATGTTATGCATAGCCACGGCCAACCCATGAGCCTCTCCGATCTAGTGGCGGCGCTCCATATTCAACCTTCAAAGGCTCAATACCTTGGCCGCCTCATGCGCCTCCTCGTCCATTCTGGCTTCTTTGATGCCAACGAGGAAGAAGACGTGAAATACAGCCTCACGCCATCCTCTCGCCTTCTCCTCCGCCATACCGACACACACACTCACACCACTTTCCAAATCACACCCTTCTTGTTTCTTAGTTTGGATAAAACTACAATAGCTTCTTTGGGAGCTTTAAGCGGTTGGCTTTGTAGCTCAGATGCTGACCACAACCCCAGTGTCTTTGAAATGGCAAACGGGAAGCCCGTATGGGAGTATGCTGCTCAGGAGCCAAGTCTTGCCAATTTGTTTCAACAGACAATGGCTTGTGATTCTGAAATGACTGGTAAAATAGTGATTGAGAAGTGTAGCGGTGTGTTTGAAGGGTTGAAGTCATTGGTTGATGTTGGTGGTGGCACAGGCGTTATGGCCAACGCTATTGCAGAGGCCTTCCCGCACATCACTTGCTCTGTATTTGATCTCCCACAAGTGGTTTCCAACATACAACCAAATGTAAAAAACTTGAGCTTTATTGCAGGAGACATGCTTGAATCAAAAATCCCTCCCGCAAATGCTGTTATGCTCAAG TGGGTGTTACACAATTGGGATGATGAACAAAGCATTAAGATATTGAAGAAGTGTAAAGATGCAATTCCAAGCAGAGCTGAAGGTGGAAAATTGATCATCCTAGACATGGTGTTGGACAACGAAGTAGAAGACAGGGAATCCACTGAAACTCAACTGTTCTTTGATGTATTGATGATGGTCAATCTAAACGGCAAGGagagaaatgagaaagaatGGAAGAATCTGTTTATGGAAGCAGGTTTCAGTGATTACACCATAGTTTCTAAGTTGGGTTTAAGGTCACTTATTGAGGTGTACCCTTAA
- the LOC111777233 gene encoding autophagy-related protein 8c, which produces MAKSSFKLEHPLERRQVESARIREKYPDRIPVIVERAEKSDVPEIDKKKYLVPADLTVGQFVYVVRKRIKLSPEKAIFIFVKNILPPTAAMMSAIYEENKDEDGFLYMTYSGENTFGEC; this is translated from the exons ATGGCAAAAAGCTCGTTTAAGTTGGAGCATCCCCTGG AAAGAAGGCAGGTTGAATCTGCTAGGATCCGAGAGAAGTATCCTGACAGAATTCCG GTGATCGTGGAAAGGGCTGAAAAGAGTGATGTTCCagaaattgataaaaaaaa ATATTTAGTCCCTGCTGATTTAACCGTGGGTCAGTTCGTGTACGTGGTCCGAAAGAGGATCAAGCTCAGCCCTGAGAAGGCCATCTtcatttttgtgaagaatATTTTGCCCCCTACCG CTGCTATGATGTCTGCAATTTATGAGGAAAACAAGGATGAAGATGGTTTCCTGTATATGACCTACAGCGGGGAAAACACGTTCGGGGAATGCTGA